The genomic interval ttatttttcccagagaGACACCCAAGGAAGAAGCAGGGAGGCGAGGGTATCATATTTAGAtgtattttccctcttttttattttattttattttattttattttattttattttattttattttattttattttattttattttattttattattttattttattttattttattttattttattatcttccAGCCTTCTCTCTTGGTGCTGGAGGGGTGATGGCAAACAAAGTCTCTCTTACCTTTCTCCAAAGGTTCACAGAGGATCTTCCTCCTGGGGGTCTTGATTCcatttttgggggaaaaagaggaTTTCACCTCCATGTTGGGAAGACAGGAGGGGCTCGACAGCTCTCCCAGCTTGATGCTTGTGTTCCCAGATGCTGATGGAAGAAGctaccagctttttttttttctttttttgtttttttttcccctcctcccagccttgGATTGCACACAAAGGACACAGAGAGCATTTGCTGTGCAAAACCCAAGTAAAAAGCCAGCCCCACTCCTGCCCCATCCCTTTCTGAATCATCCCCAGCTTGGGAGGGCCCGGTCCTAGCAAAGAGCCACTTCGGGCCCAACCCCAACACGAAAGGTTTTTGCTGCCCAGAGGGCAGAAGCCTTGCAGAGGCAGCAATTCCGGAGATTAATCACCTCGGTGACTCTCCAGGGTTTAATTAATATTGCCCCAGCAGTGCTGACAGGCAGCAGgcactgctttctctttcccaaGCCCGGCCTAAGCAGCACGGAGGGCTCCTCATCCAGCCAAATCAAATTAACCCTTCTCCTCTAAATTTTGGGGCCACCGACACCCACAGGAGCAAATTACAGTTGTACCACACAGGGAAACGAAGGCACTACGACCCTAATTTGAGGGGACTGTGGGTCTCCCCAAGCCAGACGTGGCGTTATTccctccccaaacccaaccTCCCAAAGCTCGTTAACGTTGGCACGCGTTCTCGATGACAAGGAGGCTCCAACACTGGAGGCTCTCGCCCGGTTTTGCTCTTTCCCGGTTTaaggtttccttttttccacagctgctgaggtgggaagaggaggagaaaactgGGTCCTAACTGCAGGGTGgtcaggagaggaaaaaaaaatccttacagGGCAAGAAGTCCACCTCACTTCCCCTATAAACAATAGTTCTTTGCATCTATATTCAGCACccaaaattgctgtttttaGGGGGTATTTCCAGGCCCACAGGACTGGTATGTATCTAAAAGACCCCCTAAATCCCATTACCAAGCCCTCAAGGCTTTCCCtgtcccccacagcccccaaacCCCAGTCCCAAacccccaaagccttctctaTCCTCCACAGACCCCCAACCCCATCACCAAGACCTCAAAACCCTCCCCgtcccccacagcccccaacCCCATTACTGAGCCCCCAAGGCCTTCCCCATCCCTCACGGCCCCGAAACCCCATTACTGAACCCACAAACCCCTCTCtgtcccccacagcccccaaaccccattACTgagcccccaaaccccaccaCCGAGCCCTCAAAGCCCTCCCtgtcccccacagcccccaaacCCCAGTCCCTAACCCCTACATGCCTTCCCTGTCCTCCACGGCCCTCAAACCCCATCACCAAGCCCCAGAGGCCTTTGCcgccccccacagcccccaaacctcagccccaaaccccccaaaagGCTCCTCTATCCTCTACATCTCACTGCCCCACAGACAAACCCCCAGGACCCTCACTATCCCCCAAAAATCCTCAAAACCCTCCTTATGTCCTTTCatatctaaccctaacccaaacccaaaccctaaccgttaaccctaacccaaaccctaacccttaaCCCTAAActttaaccctaacccttaaccctaacccttaacCCTTAACCTTTAacccttaaccctaacccttaacCTTTGACCCTAACCCTTAACCtttaaccctaacccctaacccttaACCCTAGCCCttaaccctagccctagccctaacccttAACctttaaccctaacccttaaccctaacccttaaccctagccctaacctTTAACCCttagccctagccctaacccttAGCCCTAACCCTTAACCCTAGcccttaaccctaacccctaacccttaaccctagccctaacccttaaccctaaccctagccctaaccctaaccctttTTCCGTACAGTGCCATATTTGCTTCCCGTCCCTAtgggcgccgccatcttgcccGGCAGCCTGAcgggcgccgccatcttgccgTACGGCGCGGGCGCTACTTCCGCTTCCGCCGGAAATCgcctccttctttctctccccgTGCTGGCGGCTCGCTGAGGGCGGCAGGACGGGACCGGGCCGGGGCCTCCGCCGAATCCGCCGCCATCCTCCCGCCCAGCCGCCGCCATGACGGAGCAGATGACATTACGCGGTACCCTGAAGGGTCACAACGGCTGGGTGACGCAGATCGCCACCACCCCGCAGTTCCCGGACATGATTCTCTCCGCCTCGCGGGGTGAGGGCCGCGCCCgatgggtttgggggggggggggggaggggaaaggaccgtgatgggggagcagggaggggagataataaacaaaaaacagcctggTGGAGCTTGAGGCCGTTCCTTCAGGTCCTGCCACTGGTTGTCTGTGAGAGGAtgcccacccccagctccctttcaGGTTttaaggtctcccctgagcctctttcaaactaaacaaccccaattccctcaggTTCCCTCCATAGAACTTCAATTTCAGGCCtctcaccatctttgtagcccttttTTGGATGCtttccagggcctcaatgtcctttttgtagtgaggggctcgaaactgaacacagcactcaagctgtggcctcaccaggggccgatcccctccctgctcctgctggccacgctcttcctgatgcaagccaggatgccgttggctttcttggccacctgggcacgcCGCCAGCTCACGTTCAGGCGAGCttaacacccccagatccttttcctctgcacagattccagcccctctgccccaagcctgtagcactgcgTGGGGTTGTTCTGCCCCAAATGCAGGACTTGGCCCTaagccttgttgaacctcatcccattgtTTCTTCCCATTaacccaacctgtccaggtccctctgcagggccttcctacccccCAGCAGACCCAACACTTCCCCCAACTTGCTGTCCACAAATCCTCTGGGAGAGAAAAAGCCCTGCAGTGGAGCAAAACGAGTGAGGTGCAGCCAGATCCACGCTCCCATGGTGTTCCCTGCCTTACTTTTCTCTCCGTTCCACCCCCTGCAGACAAAACCATCATCATGTGGAAGCTGACCCGCGATGAGACCAACTACGGGATCCCGCAGCGAGCCCTGCGCGGCCACTCGCACTTTGTCAGCGACGTGGTCATCTCCTCCGACGGGCAATTCGCGCTCTCGGGCTCCTGGGACGGCACCTTGCGGCTTTGGGACCTCACCACGTGAGTTTTGGGGACGGGCTGAGAGCGTTTGGGGTCAAATTGGCCCCCCTGCTTATgtttgggtgctggggatgATGCATTTTCGGTTTGGAAGGTGAATCCTAACGGTGAAAAGTGCAGATTTTTGGAACAAAGCTTGGAATTTGAGCGTTCAGCTGCTTTTCCTCGCCTCCCTCTCCCAGTGATTACACCTGACACAAAGTCTGCTGATCCTCCGGGGTCTGAGGACACGTCCTGCAATTATGATGGGAGAGGAGCGTTGggagcagcaccaggggctCTTCCTTCACTCTTAATTTCGGGAGAGCAGACAGCTGGGGAAGCAGGAGCACCAGGGCCAAGCAGAGaacttttttgctgtttttttctctctgacagctgcctgcagaagaaTTTTTTAGCTTCCAAAGCTTTTTAGGGCCAGGACTTGCAGAGCTGGGCATGCAGAGGctgaattttatttccctgatCACATCCTGACTCTTCCAATCTCACATCAAGCCTCGGCAGCCAGCGCAATGCCTTTCAAGCTCttgttttaaggagaaaaagagatttcCTGCTGCTGTAGGTTTTCTGAGGGTTAATAAGGTTAAGTTTGGGGTTGTTATCCTGACCTCTGCTCCTCCCGCAGAGGCACCACCACCCGCCGCTTCGTGGGCCACACCAAGGACGTGCTGAGCGTGGCTTTCTCCTCCGACAACCGCCAGATCGTTTCGGGCTCCAGGGACAAGACCATCAAGCTCTGGAACACCTTGGGCGTCTGCAAGTACACGGTGCAGGTGAGCTGGGGAAAAAGGAGGCACAAAATCAGGCTCCACACCCCGAGAAGAAACCTCCCGGGGCTTGTTTTGGGGTCCGAGCACCCGGGTTTCTCCTCTCGATGGGTGATCCAGGTCTCCCAGCCCTGTCCTAATGATTAGAAGTGACACAATGTCTCCTGACCTccctttttgggggggctgaggACAAGTCCTGCAATTAtgagggggctcaggggggcCGCAGAGCGAGGGGACGTGGTGGGTCTGAACGGGGGGAACCTGGCCCCGTTTCCTCACCCTAAACCCGGCCTCGTTGCTCTTCCCCAGGACGAGAGCCACTCGGAGTGGGTGTCGTGCGTGCGCTTCTCCCCGAACAGCAGCAACCCCATCATCGTCTCCTGCGGCTGGGACAAGCTGGTGAAGGTAAATCGAGGGGGAATCGGGGGATCAGCTTCCCCCTGGGGGCAGGCACGCGTCTTTTGGGGCCCTTATAAACTCGGGGGAGGATCTGAGCAGCCAGATcggggggattttttttcctcctctgtatTTTCGCCTCCTTTCTGACCCTATTTGTCCCCACAAAGGTTTGGAACTTGGCTAACTGCAAGCTGAAGACGAACCACATCGGGCACACGGGCTACCTGAACACGGTCACCGTCTCCCCCGACGGCTCCCTCTGCGCTTCGGGCGGCAAGGTACGAGTCttgaggggaaactgaggccaGGGAAGCTCAATTCTGGCGTCCCACCGGCAGCCCAGCTCGCTGCTGGGGCTCTTGCCGTGCTCTTCCACATCCCAATCACAATTTGAGGGGGTTAAAAGTGGTCCAAAGTTGTCCTGAGTT from Anas acuta chromosome 31, bAnaAcu1.1, whole genome shotgun sequence carries:
- the RACK1 gene encoding small ribosomal subunit protein RACK1, with the translated sequence MTEQMTLRGTLKGHNGWVTQIATTPQFPDMILSASRDKTIIMWKLTRDETNYGIPQRALRGHSHFVSDVVISSDGQFALSGSWDGTLRLWDLTTGTTTRRFVGHTKDVLSVAFSSDNRQIVSGSRDKTIKLWNTLGVCKYTVQDESHSEWVSCVRFSPNSSNPIIVSCGWDKLVKVWNLANCKLKTNHIGHTGYLNTVTVSPDGSLCASGGKDGQAMLWDLNEGKHLYTLDGGDIINALCFSPNRYWLCAATGPSIKIWDLEGKIIVDELKQEVISTSSKAEPPQCTSLAWSADGQTLFAGYTDNLVRVWQVTIGTR